aaaattttaaggaatttgttttatcgtcCGAATTagactattttcatttcatttaattacgAGAGAAGTGAAACCAACGTTTTCAACCTTGAGGCAATGAAATTAGAGTTATATTATAGAGAATAGTTTTAACCTGGAGTAATGAGCGTCCATAACGAGGGCTGGAATCTCGATTAGTGCCTCGAAGGGTGATCCGAGCTTGATATCGAAGACGGTGAAGTTACTGGCACCCAAAACGTCCATTTCTTGAAGTTGTATTTTGTACCCATTACGACCACCAGTGAGCGACAATATTAGCTCCTCAATCTGTATTGAAAATGGAACGTCAGTGAAAAATCAAGGGTGATCATTTTCACGAAATCATTAAGCATCAGTTTTGCTGTCAGTGTCCTTCGCCCAAACTGGCATTGCCATGATTCGTCTTAGGATCCTTTGTCGCGTCACTGTCCATAATAAAAATGACGCGGCTGCGAAATAGTTAATGTTTGGTGCAAGACTCACTCGAAAAGGCTCGACTGGAGGCAGCTTGATCTCAGGTATTCCGTCCCGAAGATAGGGTCTCAAGTGATGAAGAGCGTCTATGAGGCATTTCTTGAGTTTCGGATCTTTTTTGGAGCACTGTTTCACGTAGGGTCCTAAAGAAAGTCGACTCGGTTGATAGCGATTCGGGATCACGTAGTTGATCGATTTACTTACGTTTCTCGTCTACCCCTAAGGCAAGAACAGTCGTCAACGCCAGGAGGAAGCAGGCGATTACACGTTTCATTTGGTCCAACTTATTTGACTTGCACTATTTCAATCCCTGAACCCACGAGAGGTTGTCACAGTTAGTCCTTCGGATAACAAGTGAGTGTAATCACGTCTCGTTGCTATTCAAGTATGGATTGTTCCTAAACGTAGCACTGCTGGAAGACTGAAGTCGTGGGGGCATTGGCAGATGCAGTTTACCGGATACTTTCACTGTTACTGCGAACGCCGATGTCCGCTCCCAGCTCGTCTGATACCCTGGACAGGGGTAATAGCACCTGCTGGTTCCTCGTCTCCTTCAAGGAATACTCcatcgaatcaatttttcgagaTGCTGATCAATCAGGGGTTAATTATACGTTTGAAAGAATACACAACCGAAACTTTGTCGATATATAGTTGTAAAACGCATTTTAATTCGCATCTTTAACGATACTTTTTAGTTCATGTAGCTTGCAGTTTAATACACTTGATAACGTCCGTTTGTGCATCAAGAAACTGACTAATTTGCTCAGTCATTGAATGTCGAAGATCACTTGTTGGTGCAGAATTACTCTCAGAATCATCTCTCTctgattttaataataagaTTATTTTCTTGCAGGctacatataatattaaaattgtagaatctttGAGGTGGAATTTGAAGATTTCAATAACCAtcaatacattttattttactcgttAAGTGTTATAGTCTTCATTTAAATTCAAGCACTCGTAAAAACTGAACCGAAAGTTTCGAGAATACATAATATTACATCATTTTACAACCAGAAATCAATTTCAGAATTGAATTTACCATAGTTAAGTATAGGACACTTTAAGCTAGTGAACGATCTATACGTTATGCGCGCATAATTTCTCTTCacgtttttttatcgttttagACGTCCTGATCACGATTATGGGACTGGTTGCAAAAATGACtgtaaattttactttcaacaCTGTGTCTAACCTAAAATTGATTGAGGATGTTGGGATAAGTaacttttgtgaaaatattgtacaggAAAATTAAGATAAGCTAAATTCACCTGAATTTATGCAATTCACGGTAGATTGGTACCATAATCCACCTGCATTTTGGTAACTAAGAGTAcattttataaattgtttacGTGACGATAATTCTGTTATGTAATTTATAGCCTGACCTCTTGTCActattgcgaaaattttgttcaatttaattGACATACCATTTGTTCGTTGAACTCCTTTGGTTTCCCCACTCAGGATAAAATGTTGCCCATATTCTACGACCAGGtgcaaaagcaaaaaatcttGGTAATTGTAGGTATTATGATGTCAGCGAAACTGTAACACCTATGTAATACACGTACATCGCATAAACGGATCGAATGGAAAGTATGCGTGTATACGTAATATAAGGAATATATTATGACGCAAGATTCCGCCTTATACCAGATCAGATTCGGAGGCAATGCGGTGCATTGTTACGAAAGtttcactttaaaaaaatacgcTCCTTAATGAcgaattttcatcatcttctGATGTTCATTCAACTTCGTTCTCTGAGGTTGCTGCAAAACCTTTTGAACTTGATTCGAGGTTAAGAAATACAcagatttgaaagaatttcatttttgttcgGAGTTCAATTTCTGaactcacgttttttttttttttttttgctaaattGAAGCTTGCCTCCAAATTTTAATCGATGTGACGCAGTATTCATATAGATACAGCACATAATACTCCCAAATATGGACATTTTCAAGATGTTTGGATCGTATAGATATGTTTTCTTAGGCAGGTATGTAAGCCTCAAGATATTTCGctattgagaaaattttgcatACTTGATAAATCTTGTGGCATCTTGATTAATGCAGGTGAAACAGCAGAGTCAATTCTGTCAGATCGATATGATTTGATGATTTTCAACCCTAAAATCACGAGCAATTTGTCTCTTCCTAGTTTTGTAGCTTGATTATTTAAGAGAATTGTCGCGCTTAAGGATTTGAAAATAGTAAAACCAATTTTCAGTGGCAatggtaattgaaaattttcagtctgaacatatatgttataaaagttttgtaaaataatttaataacagGGTAAAACAAAGACATTATTCGACCAATCACAAATTGCAATATTTAGCTGAAACTtacaagatatatatatatatatatatatatatatatatattgaacaaTTTTCTACACTTTCACAGTGCCACTCTCTTTTATTTGTGAAGACATTCAGAATTCCGAAATGTGAAAATCTTCTTCCAAGTGGCAATAAACTTTacgtaatttgaaatttgtagttttggaattaattattgatacgACCCTCATGTTTATTAAACATATATTCTGCAGCGCCGCGGCAACATTCGACTTAACACCGACTGTACGCCAGTTTCCAGATTTGCCTTTTCAACTCTTGGAACTTGCCTTTTTATAGAGCAGCATTTGAGCTTGACCAAGACTGTGCAAACCTGTTTCTCGctggaaaaatttctcttcgaAGTCTGAtgatacataataattttcactacGAACTACATAAAAACTTCTCGGCAAATCTTCTGCAATACTTTACAACAACTCGTTCACATTTCCGTACCTACAGTTAATTTTTAACCAGACCTTGACAGACAATTATCTCCGCAAATATCGTTCGCGACTGATGACGGAGTAATTTGTATCTGTTTTTAGCTGAAAACCCGTCGCAAAAAAAGTGTGCGGAGAAATTTGcgcgtcaatttttttgccactTAAATTTCGCACACGCATAGAGATCGTGATTATCCTCTTGTCAGAATCAACAGTGAGCCGAACACGTGTTTGACTTTATATAAAGCCTAGGACTTTCTCGTGTCGTTTTTGTCCGCTCCCAGAAGGATTGCATCTGATTGGCCTGTTCGGCGGTCTGATTCGTCTACGCCTTTCAGTCTGTCCCGAGTCGCTATTCGACAACACCAGCGgctaggatgaaaattttcccaccTCTTCTAGAGGGTGCATGCAGGGAAAATTTAGTCTGAATTTGGTTTTCGGTACCTCGTTTCCGTCAACCGGTCCTTGACGACGACTGGTTGTTACTCAACGGCGAAAGATTCTCTTTGAGTTATGTAATGGCAGAAACTAGAATTCTAGCATGGGATAAACTTGGTTtagtgtgtgtgtatgtgtgtggcATCGCGGCCTAGGCCAGCCCCACTGAGATGCAATGCGAGGAGTGAAAGTACACTGGCAAACACCACGCGTGGTGGTGACTACTGGCTAAACTTGAGGCTAAAGTTTTATTTACCTGGTACAACACGCCGGAGGCTTCCGAAGGGATCATTTGGCCAAAGAACGCGGCAATCCACGGGCAAGGCGTAACGCGGCGACACCATGCAGCTTCAGATATTGATAATCGGTgggcttttgcccttttgggCGGTGAGCCAAGCCCAGAAGTTCGGTGAGTACGATACAAAAAGTGCAATAATCGTTCATCCTGGTCGGACGTCTTCGCGATGATCTTTCTCTCCGTCGAGTAAAAGTGATTACgggaaaaatgttgaagatCGTAATGGTTGCTACTTGGATCGCGAGTCGTGATGCAATAGTATCGGACAAGTGTTTGTACATTTATAGTCTTGTGAAACaaatgcatgaaaggtcgtgGGTATGAGCGTAATTGTGTCGTGCTAAAACAGTTACCACAAattagtatatttttttttggtcaagaGATATTTTTACCCTCGGTAATCACTTTCGTAGATAACTTACAGCTTCGTTTATCATTCTTTCGTACAAGTTTCTTTTCGACTACAATTACGAACTACTAATATATTGCAAATCACATTTTGTATCTTACTTTTATCTCTTTACTAAATGAGGGAGATACTTTCAATTCACCCGCGTGTGTAACACTGATTTTGAGATATGAGAATGCAGCACTTTTAGACCTTTGGGCTTTACTGTTTACCAGAAACACGTTGATCAATTCTGTCACGTTTTCGAAACGAACTTTGTCTTCGAAATGTTAGGAACTCCTATCGCCGGAAAAAtcatataaataataagaaattgtTACCCCAAACAGCTGACAGAGGATGGTGAATCAACCCACATACATATAGAGCTGAAATATAGATGAGTTCATTGTCTTAATTAAGGTTTAAAGTTGTTCATTGGTCTGATTACAATTTTTGGTATGCGAAAAGGTGTCTATTGCGTATGAACTGCAGCATTTATTACAAAGGATACGTGAATTTTGTTTAATAAATTAGTATTCGTTCCGAGTAACTCTGTCGGTAAGGGTTTTAAGAatgtttattttgtttgtaCGGTAGTGTGAATAATGTTTgagcaatatttaaaatacgCCAGATAAGTTTCAGAAAGTTTGAACCTTGATTCGCGCCAGCAATACTTGTTTCATAATACGAAAAAATGGTGTTTCTTAAACATT
The genomic region above belongs to Diprion similis isolate iyDipSimi1 chromosome 8, iyDipSimi1.1, whole genome shotgun sequence and contains:
- the LOC124409594 gene encoding uncharacterized protein LOC124409594; this encodes MKRVIACFLLALTTVLALGVDEKRPYVKQCSKKDPKLKKCLIDALHHLRPYLRDGIPEIKLPPVEPFRIEELILSLTGGRNGYKIQLQEMDVLGASNFTVFDIKLGSPFEALIEIPALVMDAHYSSSGVLIILPASGNGTFHGRFDDVRAIVKGTVSTSYHEGGTYLHVETLEIELAVKEIDLKVDKIFNNNRILTEAINLFLRENGQEVLKAMEPQLKKELVILFSRIVNQLLLHVPVESFLSP